In the Opitutaceae bacterium genome, one interval contains:
- a CDS encoding TA system VapC family ribonuclease toxin has product MTVFVVDTNILIYAADGDSPDHASCRKLVENWRPQTTPWYLTWGIVYEFIRVVTHPRVLNLPFSVSQAWSFLDALFASPHLRILVETDRHRHVAAEVFSEIPDLTGNLAFDAHTAILMRENGIKTIYTRDTDFSRFPFLTRIDPATPPRQPSTSRRRPKDRT; this is encoded by the coding sequence ATGACTGTGTTTGTTGTCGACACGAATATTCTCATCTATGCGGCGGACGGGGACTCGCCGGACCACGCGTCATGCCGCAAGTTGGTCGAAAATTGGCGACCACAGACCACCCCGTGGTACCTCACGTGGGGAATTGTCTACGAATTCATTCGGGTCGTCACACACCCACGGGTCCTGAACCTCCCGTTTTCGGTCTCTCAGGCCTGGTCTTTTCTCGATGCGCTGTTTGCGTCCCCACACCTGCGAATCCTCGTCGAGACCGATCGGCACCGGCATGTTGCAGCCGAGGTTTTCTCTGAAATCCCCGACCTAACCGGCAACCTCGCATTTGACGCCCATACGGCAATCCTGATGAGGGAAAACGGGATAAAGACGATTTACACCCGGGACACCGATTTCAGCCGGTTTCCGTTTCTGACCCGCATCGATCCGGCCACCCCACCCCGGCAACCGTCTACTTCGAGGCGACGCCCTAAAGACCGGACCTGA